In a single window of the Micrococcaceae bacterium Sec5.7 genome:
- a CDS encoding nuclear transport factor 2 family protein, producing the protein MDDVPVSVADRWVSALSRHDLDAAADCFTIDYADEAPARRGESVHGRAAARRNFQRLFADVPDLTATILRAVQDGTDVWMEGRMEGRRRDGSRMEFVGVNIFEVENGQFRSGRIYTELVRDAGGIDAQIDRMAAGST; encoded by the coding sequence ATGGACGATGTTCCGGTCTCGGTCGCGGACCGCTGGGTCTCGGCTCTGTCGCGTCATGACCTAGATGCGGCGGCGGACTGCTTCACCATCGACTATGCCGACGAGGCGCCGGCACGGCGCGGCGAGTCGGTGCACGGCCGCGCCGCGGCCCGGCGCAACTTCCAGCGGCTCTTCGCGGATGTGCCGGACCTGACCGCCACGATCCTGCGCGCGGTTCAGGACGGGACCGATGTCTGGATGGAAGGGCGGATGGAGGGCCGCCGCCGCGACGGAAGCCGGATGGAGTTTGTCGGCGTGAACATCTTCGAAGTCGAGAACGGGCAGTTCCGTTCCGGCCGTATCTACACCGAGCTGGTCCGCGACGCGGGCGGGATCGACGCCCAAATCGACAGGATGGCCGCTGGCAGCACGTGA